AGGTTTTCTGAGTTTGATTATTTTCACCATCCGACACGGTTTTGTTTTCAGGGCATATCTTAAGATCCAGATTTTTTATTGACATGATTCTTATCGTATTATTTGTGTTATTTTGCCTACTTTCTGCTGCTAATATTTTGAGTTAATCGGACCTTATTCCAGAGTTTAAAATCATTGTGGATTTATAAAAAAGTGAATTTTTAATCATGAAAATTGTGATTTTAGCTTCCGCAGTCATTGATGAGTAAACATCCTGGAATCACCACATGTAAAACTATATACCGATAACCCATTCTATTCTCGCATTAAAGCACCACTACCTTACAATGCCACCAGTGCCATTGCACCGAGAGCCGCGGTGGCCGCATAGCTCGCGAACCGATCTCCGGCTCCGCGCGCCGAGCTCGCGGCGTCCGCCACTCCCGCCGAACCGTACTGCCTCGGCACGACGGGATCTGCCGACTCCGACACGGGCGCGCTGGCATCCTCGTTGCTCGGCGCGGGCGTGGGCTCGTCAGCAGTTGCCGCcacgggcggctgggcgcggaaGAGCGAGTCCGGGAGCAGCACCCTGTCGAGCTCGTACACCGCCATGGGCGCGGCCACGGACACGCTCCCGATGATCTTGGCGTCGGTCCACCTCGATCGCACGTGGATGGTGCCTCCGTCGTACGTCACGTTCACCGTGTACAGCCCGCCGGCGAGCGTCGTCACCGGGTTGCTCCGGCTCAGACCCTCGAATTCCGCGAGCTCGTAGCGCTTGGCCAGCGAGTGGTACAACATCAGGTTCTTGAGCTGGTGCTTGGAAAGACCCGACAGCACCTGCACCCGATGTCAGAGAAGTCAGATCTATCCTTGCTCCATATTCGTACGTACACTCTGTGGTACATGGTTGTTATTGACATTACCGACGGCTTGATGGCGGCGAAGGCCCTGTCGACGGGGACAAGGATGGTGATGCCCTGGTCGGTCCAGTAGGCCTGTTTCTGGAACACCTCGACGAGGTTGGTCTGCTGCAGGTGCGTGAGGAATGTGCGGAAGGGCCCGTCGAGGGTGAGAATCTCTGTGAGGTTGGCGCGCTTGGCCTGGGAAGCAGAGGGCCATGTGTCGGCGTCGCTGCTCTGCAGTGGCAACTTGACGAGCGGCCGGTGCGCGCCGGCGTGCAGGACGGACACCGACATTACGATGGTGAGCAACGCGATGGCGCACTTCATGTTGCAAGCGTCGACGATCGCAGTGTAGGCAAGACCGAAGGCGAGTTCAGCTTGAACTGCGAGCTATTTGTGACTGCATTGAGAGAGTCACGGAGATGCGATTTTTGTGCAAACTGGGAGCTCATGTTTCCTATTTTTCCAGTGGTTCAGATGATACAGGACTGTGTCAACTGCCAAGCAATGGtcttgagagttttttttacacGCAGCATTAGAGAACCAGATGAGTCTTTAAGTCCATAACAACTGGGACCATAATCTTGTTGATTAACCTGTGGAAATGTTTATGGTAA
This genomic window from Phragmites australis chromosome 7, lpPhrAust1.1, whole genome shotgun sequence contains:
- the LOC133925517 gene encoding fasciclin-like arabinogalactan protein 7, with translation MKCAIALLTIVMSVSVLHAGAHRPLVKLPLQSSDADTWPSASQAKRANLTEILTLDGPFRTFLTHLQQTNLVEVFQKQAYWTDQGITILVPVDRAFAAIKPSVLSGLSKHQLKNLMLYHSLAKRYELAEFEGLSRSNPVTTLAGGLYTVNVTYDGGTIHVRSRWTDAKIIGSVSVAAPMAVYELDRVLLPDSLFRAQPPVAATADEPTPAPSNEDASAPVSESADPVVPRQYGSAGVADAASSARGAGDRFASYAATAALGAMALVAL